The genomic segment aaatacatcaattgattaatctgtaaccttgttttttaattgataatatacatgtgaaaaaatattatttatcattacgtagatataattttgtataaaaatgtcatagcttacatattaattgaaaatgctaaaaagaatttaaaaaatcacgGTTGTTGCGAGGCTAttcaattattaataattaaacgGTATTTTTTTgaatcatcttttattattattgaatattacattaactggtataaataataaattaaaaatcacaaggTGAATTAATTGATTTGGGTTTTTCTTGTTATTGTCTTTCTAATAATACATCAAACTATATTTCTTGAATTAAAACAAGTAATGAAAGAAGAATCATCTTCCAAGTTTGGATTCAATTTGAGGAAATTGCAATTTAGACCATCTCCAATCATGGCACCACATTGGTGCCACACCATTGTGGTGCCATGATATTTCACTCCAATCCAGCACCAAAACTGGCGCTGGATTGGAGCAGCTCTACAAGCTGCTCCACATGTGGCGcagcaacaattttttttattttttttttattttttttagtttttaatttgattaatttaatataagtgtttaatatttaattaattaatattttttttgtaattttaattataaaatttttaatattctgattaaaaattaattaagtgtaaaaataaaaaataaaaaaaacacagatTAAATTAATAATGCGTTAAAATGGTACAAATTACGAACAATtaacataaaacaaaaatattaatattgaaaaaaaaaaagaatattcttgGAATATTCTATTGTAGTGTAAAATGTAGTGCAATGTGGTTGGAGATGATTTTAGTGTAACACCAATGTAGTGCAGAATATAGTGCAGTGGATTGGAGGTGGCCTTAGTTCTTATACGTGCTTATTtctaattttgataatatatgatatcaaattttaGTATTTCCAATATCTTTTGAATTTTGAGACCGAGCTTGTAGTCTATTTGGTCTCACTCCTGCCCAGATTAGCTGGCACCCTTAGTTCGAGTCCCTCACCTCTCGTGTGcaagcaatatatatatatattttttgaattttgacaatctattaaaaagtaataaatttatttaaaaaatttaaatataacgaactaaaattgaaatttgacaactTGGAATACCAAAATGACAAATAGGAAAATTGACAATTGTTTATGgagaaataattaaatataatacgTACCAACAAGGATTTGTGCATGCATGGAATGGAATGGCCGGTGTCTAATCTTGATTCTTGATCCTTTATACCTAAAATCATTAATGCAtggttttgatataaaatttataatttggttGTGTTCACCAATTCAGTACCCTTTGGTTTCCTTCCGTCCATTAATTAATGTTGACTTTGCCGAAGGaggctcaattttttttaaaatttacgagCCATTATATTTTCTTACAAAATAATACACATTCTGTTAAAATAacgttgggtgcaataattacCCATGTTAGTTATAGAAATCGAAAATAGTATTTGATCTgatgtacgatttaaaatatttgagtgacatcattagttataatttttggtaaaactaCAGGTGCTCGATACtataaatagttttttttttacaaaattttgtttGAGTGATATGCTTGAAGAACGaataactatattttaaaaattatatgtatatatcttaatttgattgaaaaattagtGGAAATTGACTACTATGATGTATAAACTAATTAAAACACATACAACACAAcgattaaattaaatacatgtACTTGTTTACACGGTATATAGCTATTGTCTATTTTCAAATAATACATATTGCATCGACATCTCtaaactttaacattttcaaaactaacACAAACTCAATTTcagggaaaaaaatattaaaaagagaATTTCTTAAATATCACTAAAAAATTTCATGGGACAtctaatttttaattctttatcgattaaaaccaaaaaaaatcataaaaactaAATCAGGGACTCCAagtatcaatttttaaaaataactcaaGCTCTACAAAACATAAGaatatatgaataaataattttgaaaattatcgATATACAAGATTTATCGATTAAAAAGCCCACTATTATATTACAATGTTCGTATTTATTTTGCAGCATCACAAATTTGtatattaattttcttttcttaagtAAAAGTGTAAATAAAAGGAATTAAATGACAATAATTctttttatttgataattttacCAACACAAGACAcgtatttgttttattttgttcatAAATCTTTCTTCATAATTAGGTCTATATAATATACGTGTCCTTAATAGAAGCTGACTTGAGACAAGATTATGATAACTTCAGACCTAGTTCACTAGTTTAGTTAGCTCAACTGCCCGTTGGCTAATGGAACCGAAATTTTTTACAAGGTCAAATGGGCTAAGCTAGACCCGTACCTAAACTAAAGTAAAAAGAATTGATGGCGGTGGACTTTTGGCCACATGTATCCATACTTGAATTTACAGAAATAACATGAATGGATAaggaaataatattttctaatttcAATTATGTAATTTCATTTGTGATCTTACTATTAGTTTATTTAAAGTTATAATCCATTATCTGTACAAAGACCGTAAATTGACTGAAAATAAACTATCTTTTCGAGGATATTGTTAAAAGATCATCAATTCTTAATAATATGGATGTAGTAGTAGTTTGTTGAGAACCTAGAGTCTTTACTTGATCAAGGATGTGTGATGTATATGACATTTCGAATTATCCATTAATCTATTAATAATTCGTTTCATGAAAAACATATATGGCATTATAATATTGACATGTGTTAGTGTTAGTGTTAGTGTTAGTGTTAGTTTGATGTATAATGTAGCATTGAATTAAAGGCTTGGAAGATTTTAGGCTGGTGGAGCTGACGAACTTGAATTTGTTACTTATATTtctgaattttaattttgttcttCTGTAGCCACTACAAAATAGTACAACTTACTAGAAttgatgtaatatatatatattttaacaatGAAACAGGTACATGGACTAGAAAGGGGAACATATATACCCACAAATATGAGTAAAAAAAGGTGGTAATCAATATACTATTTTACACCAAAATAAATGTGCTGGTGCTCATTCACTaagatagatatatatatataaaagaaaatcaCAAGAAGGGCTTCTTGATTTTATCCTCGACGACCCCTTCATTCCCTGCTAGCATCAAATACTTGTCTCTTCTCGTAAGTGTAGTGCATTCAAATCCCAATACATTGCCCAACTCTTTCTGTATATAGTTAGCCACTTCGAAGCAAGATTTCCCACCAGCACAAGTCAGCTCCTTAGGCATCTTTCCCAGAATTTCGATACTGTAGCTTGGTCTAGGATTCATCAAGAAAAATATTGGGTCCAAACACTTTAACCCTCTCGCAGTTGTCCCGTAAAACATGGTTACGTTTGTGTTCATCGCCACAGGCACTATATCATCGGTCAATTCAGCAAACAAAGAGCTAAATCTCAGAAGATACGGCTCTCTGCATGTAGTACCTTCTGGGCATACAATCAAGTCACCTTCACTTAACAATTTCTGCATCGTTTCACCGTCTAGTCTTCTGTCTCTCGTTAGCCTAACTGTTTTTATCGGTGCCAAGATTTCGGACATTTTGCTAAGGCTGTAAGTTACCGCAGTTAAGGATTTACCAAGTGAAATACTAAGAAAAACAGGATCAAGAAGGGTTCTGTGCGTGCAAACATAGAGTACTCCTTTGCCATTTGGTGAGATATTTGGGGCCGATCCTTTCAGTCTCAGGTTGATTCCACTTAAAGAGCCTACGAAAATGGCAAGTTTGAAAGGAAAACAGATTCCCACAAAAATTCTGAAGATTGAAAGTATTATCCCGAAAGGAAGCCACATGAACATGGAGAGAGTTGCAGAGGGTGTGGGCAAGAAAGCTAGCCTGCCGTCATGAAAAACCAGTGGTTTTGGATATTTGTTTCTTGGCATTTCTGAAATTGGATTGCATTTGGCGTCTTCTTTATTGATCACGTATGCTTCCTGTCAAAATTTTGGCAAATTATTCAGTCCCGCAGaagcaaaataaaatcaataaattatGGGGCAAAAGTTATTTTTCTGATAGAAAAAAGATCACCCTATTTTcttggaaataatttttttaaaaaaaataaagaaggcTACACGCATACCTTGCAGAGGGAGATTAATAAGTGATCGTCAAAGCTTGAAGTTCCAATACCGAGATCTGGCCTTCTATCACCAAAGAATTCCTTAAGCGCCCGATGCTTTATAATCAACCCAGCATCAGATACCAAACCAGTAAAAAATTGTCCTATGGTATGCAACTCGGTCCCTATAACAGAATCAACACTTAGATATTCCTTAAGGAACCCTTCGACCATGACTCTAGGCACACTCGTGAACACCATTTTAGCTCCTGTTGAATCCAAAACCTCATAGGCATGAAGATTGAGGTTTTCAAGATAAAACTTTGGCAAAACAGCTCTTGACACACTTTCCATGTCTTTAGACTTGAGCCCACAGAAAGTAATGAATATCATCACCCTCATTTTGAGCTCATAGTCCAAAACACACAGAAAAGGACATGATAAGAGAAGCAAAAGAGCTCTGAAAATGCTGCCACCTTCAAATGCAACAAGCATAAAGTATGGAAAGAAAGATTGATTCCTTAGCAATCCTCCATGGATATCACAAACAAGGGTTTGCGCTTTTCTTCCATGCAAATTGCATTTGGTTACAATTGGATACAAAGGAAATTGGTGAGATGTTTTTGTAATGAATGGGTTTTTCAAAACGAAACCATTGTTCTTAACTTTCATTACCGCTCGGTAGCAAGAGTTCGCCAGAAACTGGTACAAGAACCAATCTGCCAATCTGAGGAGCACCATTGGGAACTCCATGGTTTTTAGTGGTGATGTCttcatttgaagaaaaaaaatggatTCTGAAAGGAGGAGAAAAGCAGTATGGCGGTGAAGAAACAAGAGACGTATCACAGGTATTTATAGTGGTACGTGTATTAAGAGGGAGGAAGGGGGGAGGTTGaccataaaaattttgttcGCGTATTGCATTAATTCTCATGACTAAAATACCAATTAttgtcattttaaaatttatattacgTTTTCTGAGAAATTGCACTACGTGTGTTACATGCATTTCTCGAAGAAATTTCTTCAAACAATATGGGTTGATGTtgtatgttatgtatatgtgGACAAAAACTTTATAAATATAGTtgaaaatctatatatatacatatca from the Primulina huaijiensis isolate GDHJ02 unplaced genomic scaffold, ASM1229523v2 scaffold25037, whole genome shotgun sequence genome contains:
- the LOC140967421 gene encoding glycerol-3-phosphate acyltransferase 1-like encodes the protein MKTSPLKTMEFPMVLLRLADWFLYQFLANSCYRAVMKVKNNGFVLKNPFITKTSHQFPLYPIVTKCNLHGRKAQTLVCDIHGGLLRNQSFFPYFMLVAFEGGSIFRALLLLLSCPFLCVLDYELKMRVMIFITFCGLKSKDMESVSRAVLPKFYLENLNLHAYEVLDSTGAKMVFTSVPRVMVEGFLKEYLSVDSVIGTELHTIGQFFTGLVSDAGLIIKHRALKEFFGDRRPDLGIGTSSFDDHLLISLCKEAYVINKEDAKCNPISEMPRNKYPKPLVFHDGRLAFLPTPSATLSMFMWLPFGIILSIFRIFVGICFPFKLAIFVGSLSGINLRLKGSAPNISPNGKGVLYVCTHRTLLDPVFLSISLGKSLTAVTYSLSKMSEILAPIKTVRLTRDRRLDGETMQKLLSEGDLIVCPEGTTCREPYLLRFSSLFAELTDDIVPVAMNTNVTMFYGTTARGLKCLDPIFFLMNPRPSYSIEILGKMPKELTCAGGKSCFEVANYIQKELGNVLGFECTTLTRRDKYLMLAGNEGVVEDKIKKPFL